A DNA window from Castanea sativa cultivar Marrone di Chiusa Pesio chromosome 7, ASM4071231v1 contains the following coding sequences:
- the LOC142643377 gene encoding E3 ubiquitin-protein ligase Os04g0590900-like, with protein MGFLHIKLSDIDLNCSCTSFNLPVICTDECQSPCSIVCLPPSPYPIPPPSPPFSSEKHNKIPTSVIAIGTVLAAAFIIVCFLAIYSRYYLRRRNSRRSIRPQTEETQDEFFDEEEGPIIDHPIWYIRTVGLQPSVISSIRVCKYKRDDGLVEGTECSVCLGEFEEDESLRLLPKCSHAFHVPCIDTWLRSHTTCPMCRAPIIRSTSMTPVPEPDVENLDAGEEAQVEISHSSSESDRDIEEEVCELRIGVEEEGASVSENDAKRCGNSNEEVNGIQPLRRSVSMDSLSASMISLAVANIVPVESAGNSETQLVKLNENMRIVANRGEGNRNLLRLLGSSSKGRLLPNRPIFMKRSVSWSGKFKLGNNSQSRNLVLRSF; from the coding sequence ATGGGGTTTCTTCATATAAAGCTGAGTGATATCGATCTAAACTGTTCATGTACTAGTTTTAATCTTCCAGTCATATGTACAGACGAATGTCAAAGTCCCTGTTCGATTGTCTGTCTCCCTCCCTCCCCATATCCCATACCCCCACCAAGTCCACCCTTCTCTTCAGAAAAACACAATAAGATCCCAACCTCCGTGATCGCCATAGGCACAGTTCTCGCCGCTGCTTTTATTATCGTTTGCTTTTTGGCTATCTATTCACGCTACTATTTACGCCGGCGCAACTCAAGGAGGAGCATACGGCCACAAACTGAGGAGACCCAGGATGAGttttttgatgaagaagaaggacCTATCATTGACCATCCCATCTGGTACATACGCACCGTTGGTCTACAACCATCAGTTATAAGTTCAATCAGGGTTTGCAAGTATAAGAGAGATGATGGTCTTGTTGAAGGAACAGAGTGCTCTGTTTGCTTGGGTGAGTTTGAAGAAGATGAGAGTCTTAGACTGTTACCCAAGTGTAGTCATGCTTTTCACGTCCCTTGTATTGATACATGGCTTCGATCACACACCACTTGCCCCATGTGCCGTGCGCCTATCATCAGAAGCACGTCCATGACGCCGGTGCCAGAGCCTGATGTCGAGAATTTGGATGCAGGGGAAGAAGCCCAAGTGGAGATTTCACATAGTAGTAGTGAATCCGATCGGGACATTGAAGAAGAGGTTTGTGAGTTAAGGATTGGTGTAGAGGAAGAAGGTGCATCAGTGTCTGAGAATGATGCGAAAAGATGTGGTAATTCTAACGAGGAAGTGAATGGCATACAACCATTGAGAAGATCAGTTTCTATGGACTCTTTGTCAGCTTCAATGATCAGTCTTGCTGTTGCTAATATTGTTCCAGTAGAGTCTGCTGGGAATTCAGAAACCCAATTGGTAAAATTGAACGAAAACATGAGAATTGTTGCAAATAGAGGTGAAGGGAATAGGAATTTGTTGAGATTATTGGGAAGTTCTTCAAAAGGGAGATTGCTGCCAAATAGGCCTATTTTCATGAAGAGATCTGTTTCCTGGAGTGGGAAATTCAAGTTAGGCAACAATAGCCAGAGCAGAAACTTGGTTTTGCGAAGCTTTTGA
- the LOC142643376 gene encoding TMV resistance protein N-like isoform X1, protein MASMSTQGTFSSSSTSSTLHWSYDVFLSFYGFNTRKTFADQLYTAMKDRGISVYRDSEELKQGTFIGPKLMKAIEESRFAITILSRNYALSSWCLDELVEIVKCMKETRLTILPIFYHVKPSQVRNQTKTFKKAFSRHEKDAEVNKEKIQTWRAALRKVGDIAGWHMHDRYESEVVQEIIDMILHELNREFPNACEHLVGMDSHVEKMMNLCGTELDDVRFIGIWGMGGIGKTTLAYFIYKRICHQFEASSFIYNVRETVEKHGIVYLQKQLLSEAFMEKEANIWNHHVGIRLIKKRLPAKKVLLIVDDVDKYEQLQALAGSHDWFSQGSRIIVTTKDKHLLEMCRVDYIYRVEGLDNDKSLELFSLTVFNKTTPRKEFLDLSKGFVKYAKGLPLALKVLGSSLIGKTRSVWENYLDQLKENHDGEILDTLEIGYKGLKDTVKNLFLDIACFFKGEDKDRVADIEGSCCYMDLETLNDKSLITILGRKLWMHDLLQEMGWRIVCRESFQEPGRRSRLWLCQDIFHVLKNNTGTKIVEGMVLNSALHKEDLNAKAFSNMKRLRMIKICNVHLPQGLSFLSNELRVMEWHDYPLKFMPRHFQPNNLVELIMPRSHIKQLPKEFSNLDKLKLMDLSNSQNLIKTPNFNGLQSLERLILRGCIRLHKLHPSVGSLKRLLELNLDGTAIEELPLTIEDLTSLTLLSLQNCKKIMSFPSVCLPSLKILILKGCNKVQPPKSWFLQGLSRICAPHDLLKDCFFPTPDPTNFLLPRSSGLSFMVSLDLSDCNLLDGALPNDLSCLSLLRSLNLSKNNFTHLPSSISQLSSLKIFELKDCSRLQSLPDLPLSTLYVTAQGCPLENYSNQVMWTSGEAGFTTVDFYRNEGEITYSGLFTPVDQLELLWERHVKAAINQDVELGIYSLVTEIPKWFIRQGPPSSVTIPSSDLCTNSYWRGIALSVVCVVSENFNGLSSGLDLKFLAEFNFRSNMNRVRVEYYPLVLKRNGFLDASSFIFHVYIPAARLGDHLDDCDCIGASIAIEHPFIEPTKCGVRIVFSQDVEGFAQAIFPDGVQSYPRPGSSISKCQVDMVESSMSKGQNDSNIMQEKKFKCLLSALYQVSCDLPKTPYFGISFYLTH, encoded by the exons ATGGCTTCCATGAGCACTCAAGGaactttttcttcatcatctacTTCTTCAACACTCCATTGGTCATACGATGTTTTCCTCAGTTTCTATGGTTTTAACACCCGCAAGACTTTTGCAGATCAGCTATATACTGCTATGAAAGACAGAGGCATTTCTGTCTATAGGGATAGCGAAGAACTAAAACAAGGGACATTCATTGGTCCAAAGCTCATGAAAGCCATAGAGGAATCCAGGTTTGCAATCACAATTCTCTCAAGAAACTATGCTCTCTCAAGTTGGTGTTTGGATGAACTTGTCGAGATTGTCAAATGCATGAAAGAGACGCGGTTGACAATTTTACCCATTTTCTATCATGTAAAACCATCTCAAGTTcgaaatcaaacaaaaacttttaaaaaagcCTTCTCTAGGCATGAAAAAGACGCTGAGGTCAATAAAGAGAAGATACAAACATGGAGAGCTGCTTTAAGAAAAGTAGGAGATATTGCTGGATGGCATATGCATGATAG GTATGAATCAGAAGTTGTTCAGGAAATCATTGACATGATACTTCATGAATTAAATCGTGAATTTCCAAATGCTTGTGAGCACCTTGTTGGAATGGACTCCCATGTCGAGAAAATGATGAACTTATGTGGCACTGAACTGGATGATGTTCGTTTTATAGGAATTTGGGGGATGGGCGGTATTGGTAAGACCACTCTAGcatatttcatttataaaagaATTTGTCATCAATTTGAAGCTAGTAGCTTTATTTATAATGTTAGAGAAACGGTTGAAAAACATGGTAttgtttatttacaaaaacaaCTTCTTTCTGAGGCCTTTATGGAAAAAGAAGCAAACATTTGGAATCATCATGTGGGAATCAGATTGATAAAGAAGAGACTACCCGCTAAAAAGGTTCTTCttattgttgatgatgttgataaATATGAACAACTACAAGCATTAGCAGGGAGTCATGATTGGTTCAGTCAGGGAAGTAGGATCATTGTAACAACTAAGGATAAGCACCTATTGGAAATGTGTAGGgtggattatatatatagagtagagggattagacaatgatAAATCCCTTGAGCTGTTTAGTTTGACAGTGTTTAATAAAACCACTCCTAGAAAAGAATTTTTGGATTTGTCCAAAGGTTTTGTGAAGTATGCTAAAGGCCTTCCTTTAGCTCTTAAAGTTTTGGGTTCCTCCTTGATTGGTAAAACAAGAAGTGTATGGGAAAATTACTTAGATCAACTAAAAGAAAATCATGATGGAGAAATTCTGGATACACTTGAAATAGGTTATAAGGGATTGAAGGATACTGTCAAAAATCTATTTCTagatattgcatgtttcttcaAAGGGGAGGACAAAGATCGAGTGGCAGATATAGAAGGTTCTTGTTGCTATATGGATTTGGAAACTCTCAATGACAAATCTCTCATTACCATTTTAGGGAGAAAATTGTGGATGCATGATTTGCTACAAGAAATGGGTTGGAGAATCGTTTGTCGTGAATCATTTCAAGAGCCTGGAAGACGCAGTAGGTTATGGCTTTGTCAGGATATATTCCATGTACTAAAGAACAATACA GGAACAAAAATTGTTGAAGGCATGGTGTTAAACTCGGCCCTGCATAAAGAAGACTTGAATGCCAAAGCCTTCTCAAATATGAAAAGACTAAGGATGATTAAAATTTGCAATGTGCACCTTCCACAAGGCCTTAGTTTTCTTTCTAATGAGTTACGAGTGATGGAATGGCATGATTATCCTTTGAAATTCATGCCAAGGCATTTTCAACCGAACAATCTTGTTGAACTCATTATGCCTCGTAGCCACATTAAGCAACTACCAAAGGAATTTAGT AACTTGGACAAGTTAAAACTCATGGATCTTAGTAACTCCCAAAACTTAATCAAGACTCCTAACTTTAATGGACTCCAAAGTCTTGAGAGGCTAATTCTTCGAGGTTGCATAAGATTGCATAAGCTTCACCCATCCGTTGGATCTCTCAAACGCTTGTTAGAGCTTAATTTGGATGGAACAGCTATAGAAGAACTACCATTAACAATTGAGGATTTGACCAGTCTGACTTTGTTAAGTCttcaaaattgcaaaaaaattatgagcTTTCCAAGTGTGTGTTTGCCATCTCTTAAAATTCTCATTCTAAAAGGATGTAATAAGGTTCAACCACCCAAATCATGGTTTCTGCAAGGACTCTCCCGCATCTGTGCTCCACATGATTTATTGAAAGATTGCTTCTTCCCTACCCCAGATCCCACCAACTTTTTATTGCCAAGGTCATctgggttgagcttcatggtATCTTTGGATCTAAGTGACTGCAATTTATTAGACGGAGCACTCCCCAATGATCTTAGTTGCTTATCCTTATTGCGGTCTCTGAATTTGAGCAAGAACAATTTTACACACCTGCCTAGTAGCATATCTCAGCTTTCTAGTCTAAAAATTTTTGAGTTGAAAGATTGCAGTAGGCTTCAATCATTGCCAGATCTTCCCTTGAGTACACTATATGTAACGGCACAAGGATGTCCACTGGAAAATTATTCGAATCAAGTTATGTGGACGTCGGGTGAAGCAGGATTCACTACTGTTGATTTTTACAGGAATGAAGGAGAAATTACTTACTCTGGTTTGTTTACGCCAGTAGATCAGTTAGAGCTACTGTGGGAAAGACATGTGAag GCGGCAATTAACCAAGATGTTGAACTTGGCATCTATTCACTTGTAACTGAAATTCCAAAGTGGTTCATCCGTCAGGGCCCTCCATCATCTGTAACAATCCCTTCTTCTGATCTATGCACCAATAGTTATTGGAGAGGAATTGCTCTATCTGTTGTTTGTGTAGTCTCTGAAAATTTTAATGGCCTTTCTTCTGGGCTGGATTTAAAATTTCTTGCAGAGTTCAATTTTCGTTCCAATATGAATAGAGTTCGTGTAGAATATTATCCTCTAGTCCTAAAGCGCAATGGATTCCTCGATGCTAGTTCATTTATATTTCATGTATACATACCAGCTGCAAGACTTGGAGATCACTTAGATGATTGTGATTGCATTGGTGCTTCGATTGCAATTGAACACCCTTTTATTGAGCCTACAAAGTGTGGTGTGCGTATAGTGTTCAGTCAAGATGTGGAAGGGTTTGCACAAGCTATATTCCCAGATGGTGTCCAGAGCTATCCACGTCCTGGAAGTTCCATATCCAAATGCCAGGTTGATATGGTGGAATCTAGCATGTCCAAAGGCCAAAATGACTCAAACATCATGCAAGAAAAAAAGTTCAAGTGTTTGCTTTCGGCATTGTATCAGGTTTCCTGTGATCTTCCCAAAACACCATATTTCGGTATCTCATTTTATCTCACTCACTGA
- the LOC142643376 gene encoding TMV resistance protein N-like isoform X2 translates to MASMSTQGTFSSSSTSSTLHWSYDVFLSFYGFNTRKTFADQLYTAMKDRGISVYRDSEELKQGTFIGPKLMKAIEESRFAITILSRNYALSSWCLDELVEIVKCMKETRLTILPIFYHVKPSQVRNQTKTFKKAFSRHEKDAEVNKEKIQTWRAALRKVGDIAGWHMHDRYESEVVQEIIDMILHELNREFPNACEHLVGMDSHVEKMMNLCGTELDDVRFIGIWGMGGIGKTTLAYFIYKRICHQFEASSFIYNVRETVEKHGIVYLQKQLLSEAFMEKEANIWNHHVGIRLIKKRLPAKKVLLIVDDVDKYEQLQALAGSHDWFSQGSRIIVTTKDKHLLEMCRVDYIYRVEGLDNDKSLELFSLTVFNKTTPRKEFLDLSKGFVKYAKGLPLALKVLGSSLIGKTRSVWENYLDQLKENHDGEILDTLEIGYKGLKDTVKNLFLDIACFFKGEDKDRVADIEGSCCYMDLETLNDKSLITILGRKLWMHDLLQEMGWRIVCRESFQEPGRRSRLWLCQDIFHVLKNNTGTKIVEGMVLNSALHKEDLNAKAFSNMKRLRMIKICNVHLPQGLSFLSNELRVMEWHDYPLKFMPRHFQPNNLVELIMPRSHIKQLPKEFSNLDKLKLMDLSNSQNLIKTPNFNGLQSLERLILRGCIRLHKLHPSVGSLKRLLELNLDGTAIEELPLTIEDLTSLTLLSLQNCKKIMSFPSVCLPSLKILILKGCNKVQPPKSWFLQGLSRICAPHDLLKDCFFPTPDPTNFLLPRSSGLSFMVSLDLSDCNLLDGALPNDLSCLSLLRSLNLSKNNFTHLPSSISQLSSLKIFELKDCSRLQSLPDLPLSTLYVTAQGCPLENYSNQVMWTSGEAGFTTVDFYRNEGEITYSGLFTPVDQLELLWERHVKSSIFVPI, encoded by the exons ATGGCTTCCATGAGCACTCAAGGaactttttcttcatcatctacTTCTTCAACACTCCATTGGTCATACGATGTTTTCCTCAGTTTCTATGGTTTTAACACCCGCAAGACTTTTGCAGATCAGCTATATACTGCTATGAAAGACAGAGGCATTTCTGTCTATAGGGATAGCGAAGAACTAAAACAAGGGACATTCATTGGTCCAAAGCTCATGAAAGCCATAGAGGAATCCAGGTTTGCAATCACAATTCTCTCAAGAAACTATGCTCTCTCAAGTTGGTGTTTGGATGAACTTGTCGAGATTGTCAAATGCATGAAAGAGACGCGGTTGACAATTTTACCCATTTTCTATCATGTAAAACCATCTCAAGTTcgaaatcaaacaaaaacttttaaaaaagcCTTCTCTAGGCATGAAAAAGACGCTGAGGTCAATAAAGAGAAGATACAAACATGGAGAGCTGCTTTAAGAAAAGTAGGAGATATTGCTGGATGGCATATGCATGATAG GTATGAATCAGAAGTTGTTCAGGAAATCATTGACATGATACTTCATGAATTAAATCGTGAATTTCCAAATGCTTGTGAGCACCTTGTTGGAATGGACTCCCATGTCGAGAAAATGATGAACTTATGTGGCACTGAACTGGATGATGTTCGTTTTATAGGAATTTGGGGGATGGGCGGTATTGGTAAGACCACTCTAGcatatttcatttataaaagaATTTGTCATCAATTTGAAGCTAGTAGCTTTATTTATAATGTTAGAGAAACGGTTGAAAAACATGGTAttgtttatttacaaaaacaaCTTCTTTCTGAGGCCTTTATGGAAAAAGAAGCAAACATTTGGAATCATCATGTGGGAATCAGATTGATAAAGAAGAGACTACCCGCTAAAAAGGTTCTTCttattgttgatgatgttgataaATATGAACAACTACAAGCATTAGCAGGGAGTCATGATTGGTTCAGTCAGGGAAGTAGGATCATTGTAACAACTAAGGATAAGCACCTATTGGAAATGTGTAGGgtggattatatatatagagtagagggattagacaatgatAAATCCCTTGAGCTGTTTAGTTTGACAGTGTTTAATAAAACCACTCCTAGAAAAGAATTTTTGGATTTGTCCAAAGGTTTTGTGAAGTATGCTAAAGGCCTTCCTTTAGCTCTTAAAGTTTTGGGTTCCTCCTTGATTGGTAAAACAAGAAGTGTATGGGAAAATTACTTAGATCAACTAAAAGAAAATCATGATGGAGAAATTCTGGATACACTTGAAATAGGTTATAAGGGATTGAAGGATACTGTCAAAAATCTATTTCTagatattgcatgtttcttcaAAGGGGAGGACAAAGATCGAGTGGCAGATATAGAAGGTTCTTGTTGCTATATGGATTTGGAAACTCTCAATGACAAATCTCTCATTACCATTTTAGGGAGAAAATTGTGGATGCATGATTTGCTACAAGAAATGGGTTGGAGAATCGTTTGTCGTGAATCATTTCAAGAGCCTGGAAGACGCAGTAGGTTATGGCTTTGTCAGGATATATTCCATGTACTAAAGAACAATACA GGAACAAAAATTGTTGAAGGCATGGTGTTAAACTCGGCCCTGCATAAAGAAGACTTGAATGCCAAAGCCTTCTCAAATATGAAAAGACTAAGGATGATTAAAATTTGCAATGTGCACCTTCCACAAGGCCTTAGTTTTCTTTCTAATGAGTTACGAGTGATGGAATGGCATGATTATCCTTTGAAATTCATGCCAAGGCATTTTCAACCGAACAATCTTGTTGAACTCATTATGCCTCGTAGCCACATTAAGCAACTACCAAAGGAATTTAGT AACTTGGACAAGTTAAAACTCATGGATCTTAGTAACTCCCAAAACTTAATCAAGACTCCTAACTTTAATGGACTCCAAAGTCTTGAGAGGCTAATTCTTCGAGGTTGCATAAGATTGCATAAGCTTCACCCATCCGTTGGATCTCTCAAACGCTTGTTAGAGCTTAATTTGGATGGAACAGCTATAGAAGAACTACCATTAACAATTGAGGATTTGACCAGTCTGACTTTGTTAAGTCttcaaaattgcaaaaaaattatgagcTTTCCAAGTGTGTGTTTGCCATCTCTTAAAATTCTCATTCTAAAAGGATGTAATAAGGTTCAACCACCCAAATCATGGTTTCTGCAAGGACTCTCCCGCATCTGTGCTCCACATGATTTATTGAAAGATTGCTTCTTCCCTACCCCAGATCCCACCAACTTTTTATTGCCAAGGTCATctgggttgagcttcatggtATCTTTGGATCTAAGTGACTGCAATTTATTAGACGGAGCACTCCCCAATGATCTTAGTTGCTTATCCTTATTGCGGTCTCTGAATTTGAGCAAGAACAATTTTACACACCTGCCTAGTAGCATATCTCAGCTTTCTAGTCTAAAAATTTTTGAGTTGAAAGATTGCAGTAGGCTTCAATCATTGCCAGATCTTCCCTTGAGTACACTATATGTAACGGCACAAGGATGTCCACTGGAAAATTATTCGAATCAAGTTATGTGGACGTCGGGTGAAGCAGGATTCACTACTGTTGATTTTTACAGGAATGAAGGAGAAATTACTTACTCTGGTTTGTTTACGCCAGTAGATCAGTTAGAGCTACTGTGGGAAAGACATGTGAag AGTTCAATTTTCGTTCCAATATGA
- the LOC142644090 gene encoding uncharacterized protein LOC142644090 has protein sequence MRREIDELRSAIWEKTDQSLERMARRIDSPFTTAVQECLMPSKFCLPQLEQFNGLKDLLDHLNTFKTTLGLQQPLDEILCHSFPTTLKEVAREWFTKLPTSSINSFEQWGNSFLPHFVNGQCPKRPTCHLLTIRQGEKETLRSYVKRFTKETFKVDKANDKLQLTTFKVGLKSGEFVVALAKSLSWMMTEMLLKVQKYMNTEDALAAIRDEEKPKEREEKGEDRRGRKRERGDRQGTDENK, from the coding sequence ATGAGAAGGGAAATAGACGAGCTGAGAAGTGCGATATGGGAAAAAACAGATCAGAGCCTAGAGAGGATGGCCAGGAGGATAGACTCGCCCTTTACAACAGCAGTCCAAGAGTGCCTAATGCCTTCAAAGTTCTGTCTCCCACAGCTCGAGCAGTTCAATGGTCTGAAAGACCTTCTAGATCACCTCAACACCTTCAAGACAACTCTGGGCCTCCAACAGCCCCTTGATGAGATATTATGCCACTCATTCCCCACCACTCTCAAGGAAGTGGCACGGGAGTGGTTCACTAAGCTACCCACATCGTCCATCAATAGCTTCGAGCAATGGGGTAATTCCTTTTTACCCCATTTTGTCAATGGACAGTGCCCAAAAAGGCCGACATGCCACTTGCTCACCATCAGGCAGGGGGAGAAGGAGACCCTGAGATCATATGTGAAGCGTTTTACCAAAGAGACCTTCAAGGTAGATAAAGCAAATGACAAACTCCAGCTGACGACCTTCAAAGTCGGATTAAAGTCTGGAGAGTTCGTGGTTGCACTCGCGAAGAGCCTTTCTTGGATGATGACAGAAATGCTCTTAAAAGTGCAGAAGTATATGAACACTGAAGATGCCTTGGCAGCGATAAGAGATGAAGAGAAGCCcaaggagagagaagaaaagggagaagACCGAAGAGGACGAAAAAGAGAACGGGGGGATCGTCAAGGCACTGACGAGAACAAGTGA